One Paenibacillus crassostreae DNA segment encodes these proteins:
- the mmsA gene encoding multiple monosaccharide ABC transporter ATP-binding protein, translated as MTDYILEMKGITKTFPGVKALGDVNLKIKEGEIHALCGENGAGKSTLMKVLSGVYPYGTYEGEISYKGQVCQFKDIKDSEDLGIVIIHQELALIPYLSISENIFLGNEQAKRGVINWNETTVKTVKLLQTVGLKESPFTQVSTIGVGKQQLVEIAKALSKEVKLLILDEPTAALNEDDSENLLDLIVELKKQGISSIIISHKLNEIEKIADSVTILRDGLTIQTLDMKQDKVTEDVIIKGMVGRDLTHRYPVRTPQIGETIFEVRNWEVYHPTQQDRKMLDNIHLHIRRGEVVGIAGLMGAGRTELAMSVFGRSYGKRISGQTFMHGKEVHLTDINKAMENGLAYVTEDRKHYGLILIDDIKRNISLSNLQKISKFGVINENEEVLVAEEYRKKLNIKSPSILQKTVNLSGGNQQKVVLSKWIYTQPDILILDEPTRGIDVGAKYEIYSIINQLAAEGKGVLVISSELPEIIGMCDRIYIMNEGRISGEVERQDATQETLMKYMTRSRG; from the coding sequence TTGACGGACTATATTTTGGAGATGAAGGGAATAACCAAAACGTTTCCCGGCGTCAAAGCGCTCGGAGATGTTAACTTAAAGATAAAAGAAGGCGAAATTCACGCTCTATGTGGTGAGAACGGCGCTGGGAAGTCTACGCTGATGAAAGTCCTCAGTGGGGTGTATCCATATGGAACCTATGAAGGGGAGATTTCATATAAAGGTCAGGTCTGTCAGTTCAAGGATATTAAAGATAGTGAAGACCTTGGGATCGTTATCATTCACCAGGAACTTGCACTGATTCCGTATTTGTCGATTTCGGAGAACATCTTCCTGGGCAACGAGCAAGCCAAGCGCGGTGTCATCAACTGGAACGAAACGACGGTCAAGACAGTAAAGCTATTACAAACCGTTGGCCTTAAGGAATCGCCGTTTACTCAGGTATCGACGATAGGTGTTGGTAAGCAGCAATTGGTAGAGATCGCGAAGGCACTCTCCAAAGAAGTGAAGCTACTTATCCTTGATGAACCGACTGCGGCGCTTAATGAGGATGATAGTGAGAACCTACTGGATCTTATTGTAGAGCTCAAGAAACAAGGGATCTCGTCCATTATCATTTCGCATAAATTGAACGAAATCGAGAAGATAGCGGATTCAGTAACTATACTACGTGATGGTCTGACGATACAGACATTGGATATGAAACAGGACAAGGTTACGGAGGATGTCATTATCAAGGGGATGGTTGGTCGGGATCTAACTCATCGTTACCCAGTGCGTACTCCACAGATCGGCGAGACCATCTTTGAAGTCCGTAACTGGGAAGTGTACCACCCGACGCAGCAGGACCGCAAAATGCTTGATAATATACATTTGCATATTCGACGGGGTGAAGTAGTCGGTATTGCTGGTCTGATGGGTGCAGGCCGAACAGAACTTGCCATGAGTGTATTTGGCAGATCATATGGTAAACGTATTAGTGGTCAGACATTTATGCACGGCAAAGAAGTTCATTTAACGGATATTAACAAGGCGATGGAGAACGGTTTAGCTTATGTTACAGAGGATCGGAAGCATTATGGACTCATTCTGATTGATGATATTAAACGCAACATTTCTTTGAGTAATTTGCAGAAGATTTCTAAATTTGGAGTTATTAACGAGAACGAAGAGGTGCTGGTCGCTGAGGAATACCGTAAGAAATTGAACATCAAGAGTCCAAGTATTCTGCAAAAAACAGTTAATCTCAGCGGTGGTAATCAACAGAAGGTAGTACTAAGTAAATGGATTTATACGCAACCGGATATTCTTATTCTAGATGAACCTACGCGCGGTATTGATGTAGGGGCTAAATATGAAATTTACTCTATCATCAATCAATTGGCGGCTGAAGGTAAGGGCGTACTGGTGATCTCCTCCGAACTACCGGAAATTATCGGAATGTGTGATCGGATATACATTATGAATGAAGGCCGTATTAGTGGAGAAGTGGAACGGCAAGACGCGACGCAGGAGACATTAATGAAATACATGACACGAAGCAGGGGGTAA
- a CDS encoding response regulator transcription factor: protein MQMIIVDDEAHWVDNLSTHKPWHTLGIQYVHKAYSAEEALQIIDTYPIDIVISDILMPQMTGMELIERIRIRDKKIKCILLSGHSDFEFAKKAIQHHAVDYLLKPPTDDELFGAVKAAIHQINTEWETISSLERTQYTLRENLPLLRGQLLLDALRGHQMPAKEWIRKLDNYGLPFVKGDCALLLVRMEEEFGQYNNNGQLLMEYAIINMAEEIIGEFTEVWGVKEEHGYLVFMLQLKEHVADIGKETILEKLSLQLQYKVKQFLKGSLSIVITEWFQFPEQLPDRYRQASAYFRQIVGDEREFIMRVGALEENNSPGPLDSLYMPPSLSSLLEAARWDAVEDKILTVCAELDGKWDDSWEHCMEAGFVIASSFTHLAHRNGHALAKLLGSDMEHLQNGETFSSISKLRKWSLEVLSKLKEETSNDVKDIRSLYVKKTQEFAEKNLHDDVSLRALATHANLHPTHLSKIYKIETGEGISDYVFRLRMERACHLLKTTDKRIYEVGKEIGYLDSAYFIKVFKRQFAVTPQEYRDSN, encoded by the coding sequence ATGCAGATGATCATAGTAGACGATGAAGCTCACTGGGTAGACAACCTATCCACACACAAACCTTGGCACACGCTCGGCATTCAATATGTACACAAAGCTTATTCCGCAGAAGAAGCGCTACAAATCATAGATACATATCCTATCGATATTGTAATCTCAGATATTCTTATGCCTCAGATGACAGGGATGGAACTGATTGAGCGTATACGGATACGCGATAAAAAAATCAAATGCATTCTTTTATCCGGTCATTCCGATTTCGAGTTCGCCAAAAAAGCGATTCAACATCATGCAGTTGACTATCTACTTAAGCCACCGACGGATGACGAATTGTTTGGGGCGGTTAAAGCAGCGATACATCAAATAAATACAGAATGGGAAACTATTAGTTCACTTGAGCGAACCCAATATACTCTTCGGGAAAACCTACCGCTTTTGCGTGGCCAATTACTCCTTGACGCATTGAGAGGCCATCAAATGCCAGCTAAGGAATGGATCCGCAAACTCGACAATTATGGATTACCTTTCGTTAAAGGGGATTGTGCTTTGCTACTCGTCCGAATGGAGGAAGAATTCGGACAATATAATAACAATGGGCAGCTGTTGATGGAATATGCAATCATCAATATGGCCGAAGAGATTATTGGTGAATTCACGGAAGTCTGGGGTGTCAAAGAGGAGCATGGGTATCTTGTGTTCATGCTTCAGTTAAAAGAACATGTTGCTGACATAGGCAAAGAAACTATTTTGGAAAAACTCTCCTTGCAACTGCAGTATAAAGTGAAACAGTTTCTAAAAGGGTCTCTGTCCATTGTAATAACAGAGTGGTTTCAGTTTCCAGAGCAGCTACCAGATCGTTACCGGCAGGCTTCAGCCTATTTCCGGCAAATTGTAGGTGACGAGCGAGAATTCATTATGCGGGTTGGCGCCTTAGAAGAGAATAATTCACCAGGACCTTTGGACTCTCTTTATATGCCGCCTTCCTTAAGTAGCTTGTTAGAGGCTGCCCGCTGGGATGCAGTGGAAGATAAGATATTGACAGTATGTGCGGAACTGGATGGAAAATGGGATGATTCTTGGGAGCATTGTATGGAGGCTGGATTTGTAATTGCTTCTTCTTTCACACATCTAGCACATCGAAACGGACACGCGCTTGCCAAGTTACTGGGATCGGATATGGAACATCTGCAAAACGGAGAGACCTTCTCTTCTATCAGTAAGCTTCGAAAGTGGTCCTTGGAGGTGCTTAGTAAGCTGAAAGAAGAGACATCGAATGATGTTAAAGACATACGTTCTCTATATGTGAAGAAGACTCAAGAGTTTGCTGAGAAAAACCTGCATGATGATGTTTCGTTAAGAGCACTGGCTACCCATGCTAATCTGCATCCGACGCATTTATCCAAAATTTACAAAATTGAAACTGGTGAAGGAATAAGCGACTACGTGTTCCGTCTTAGAATGGAGCGCGCCTGTCATTTACTAAAAACAACAGACAAAAGGATATATGAAGTTGGCAAAGAAATCGGATATTTGGATTCAGCTTACTTTATCAAAGTATTTAAACGTCAGTTTGCCGTAACGCCTCAAGAGTATAGAGATAGCAATTAA
- a CDS encoding cation-translocating P-type ATPase translates to MWFSKSQAEVLQELQVNATNGLTTEEAKARLEQYGANRLKGKPKKSTIALFFAQLKDMLIYVLLGAGVVTLIIGEYVDAIIIFAVVVLNAVIGVIQENKAEKAIEALQKMTTPRALVRRDGEVKEIQSELIVPGDIVILDAGRFISADLRLLESANLQIEESALTGESVPTDKQADDIHPDPQTPIGDKSNMAFMSTLVTYGRGEGVAVATAMETEMGKIAKILDDDNKELTPLQKKLEELGKTLGFIAIGICVLIFIIALIQKRDLFEMFLTAISLAVAAIPEGLPAIVAIVLALGVTRMSKINAIVKKLPAVETLGSVNIICSDKTGTLTQNKMTVVKHFTEPNESLDKDKAPVELIKALVLCSDATFENGEGTGDPTEVALVAFGDKNNLNKRSLDMEFKRVAEKPFDSDRKLMSTLNKMENGYRVHTKGALDQLLQISTLAYVDGKVVPLTEEMKLQYLKAAENMSDEALRVLGAAYKDTDHIISADEMERDLTVIGFVGMIDPPRLEVKDSIREAKLAGITSVMITGDHKNTAVAIAKQLGIAESIEQSMTGTEIDQLSDEEFSRRISNYRVFARVSPEHKVKIIKAFKAKGNIVSMTGDGVNDAPSLKFADIGVAMGITGTDVSKGASDMILTDDNFSTIVHAIREGRNIYLNISKSVIFLLSCNLGEVVAILASILFFWPIPLLPTQILWINLVTDTLPAIALGVDPGDKDVMKKKPRDPKESFFAKGAGLRAVIGGLLIGILTLVAFYLGLHEFGYSLNSENIPEDAMMNARTMAFVVLASSQLFYSLSMRSATKSIFQVGFFTNKYLIGSIVTGLVLQFVVITIPFLASAFKVHNLSLVDWGLVIVLGLIPLIINEIIKIFIRSTKTGDA, encoded by the coding sequence ATGTGGTTCTCAAAGTCACAAGCAGAAGTATTACAAGAACTTCAAGTCAATGCTACTAATGGATTAACGACAGAGGAAGCTAAAGCTAGACTTGAACAATATGGAGCTAATCGACTAAAGGGAAAACCTAAGAAGAGTACGATCGCTCTTTTCTTTGCACAATTAAAGGATATGCTTATCTATGTTCTTCTGGGTGCTGGCGTAGTGACGCTTATCATTGGGGAATACGTGGATGCTATCATCATATTTGCCGTCGTTGTACTAAATGCGGTCATCGGTGTTATTCAAGAAAATAAGGCAGAGAAAGCGATTGAAGCATTACAGAAGATGACGACACCGAGGGCCCTTGTTAGACGTGATGGCGAAGTAAAGGAGATTCAATCTGAACTGATTGTACCCGGGGATATCGTGATCCTTGATGCAGGTAGATTTATCTCCGCTGATTTACGTTTATTAGAGAGCGCCAACCTGCAAATTGAGGAATCTGCATTAACAGGTGAATCAGTTCCTACAGACAAACAAGCTGACGATATTCATCCTGACCCCCAAACGCCAATTGGAGACAAATCTAACATGGCATTTATGTCCACGCTGGTTACCTATGGTAGAGGTGAAGGTGTTGCAGTAGCAACAGCTATGGAAACGGAAATGGGCAAAATAGCCAAAATTCTTGATGATGATAATAAAGAGTTAACTCCATTACAGAAGAAATTAGAGGAACTCGGGAAGACTCTAGGATTCATTGCAATTGGAATCTGTGTGCTTATCTTTATTATTGCTCTAATTCAAAAGAGAGATCTATTCGAAATGTTCTTAACTGCAATAAGTTTAGCGGTTGCGGCTATTCCAGAAGGACTACCAGCGATTGTAGCGATTGTGTTGGCGTTGGGTGTGACCAGAATGTCGAAGATCAATGCCATTGTTAAGAAGCTACCGGCCGTCGAAACGCTAGGCTCTGTCAATATTATATGTTCAGATAAAACAGGTACACTTACACAGAATAAAATGACTGTGGTAAAACATTTCACAGAACCTAATGAAAGCTTAGATAAGGATAAAGCTCCTGTTGAACTTATTAAGGCGCTTGTCTTATGCTCAGACGCCACTTTTGAAAACGGTGAAGGGACTGGCGATCCTACAGAAGTTGCATTAGTTGCATTTGGTGATAAGAATAATTTGAATAAACGATCACTAGATATGGAGTTCAAAAGAGTTGCTGAGAAACCATTTGATTCCGATCGAAAATTAATGTCAACATTAAACAAAATGGAAAATGGATATCGAGTACACACGAAGGGGGCATTAGACCAACTATTACAAATTTCAACCTTGGCCTATGTGGATGGAAAGGTAGTTCCTTTAACAGAGGAAATGAAGTTACAGTATCTTAAGGCTGCCGAAAATATGTCGGATGAGGCTTTAAGAGTACTTGGTGCCGCTTATAAAGATACGGATCATATTATTAGTGCTGATGAGATGGAACGTGATCTTACGGTAATTGGATTTGTTGGGATGATTGACCCACCAAGACTTGAAGTGAAAGACTCTATACGAGAAGCTAAGTTAGCTGGAATTACTTCAGTGATGATTACGGGCGACCACAAGAACACAGCAGTAGCCATCGCGAAGCAGCTAGGAATTGCAGAATCCATCGAGCAAAGTATGACAGGAACAGAAATTGATCAATTATCAGATGAAGAATTCTCACGAAGAATTAGCAACTATAGAGTTTTTGCCCGTGTCTCGCCTGAGCACAAGGTGAAAATCATTAAAGCTTTTAAGGCGAAAGGAAATATTGTCTCGATGACGGGTGATGGTGTGAATGATGCTCCATCTTTGAAATTCGCAGATATCGGTGTGGCTATGGGGATTACCGGGACAGATGTATCTAAGGGTGCAAGTGACATGATCTTAACAGATGATAATTTCTCAACCATCGTCCATGCGATTAGAGAAGGTCGAAACATCTATTTGAACATTAGTAAATCTGTTATTTTCCTATTATCTTGTAATCTCGGGGAGGTTGTTGCGATATTGGCATCCATACTCTTCTTTTGGCCGATACCACTTCTACCAACCCAGATTCTGTGGATTAACCTGGTGACAGATACTTTACCAGCTATTGCACTTGGTGTTGATCCAGGTGATAAAGATGTCATGAAGAAGAAGCCTCGTGATCCTAAAGAAAGTTTCTTCGCAAAAGGTGCGGGGCTCCGTGCTGTAATCGGTGGATTATTGATCGGGATCTTAACTTTAGTAGCGTTTTATTTGGGATTACATGAATTTGGTTATAGCTTAAATTCAGAGAATATCCCTGAAGATGCAATGATGAATGCACGGACGATGGCGTTCGTTGTATTGGCTTCGTCACAGTTGTTCTACTCATTATCGATGAGAAGTGCAACGAAGTCTATATTTCAAGTGGGATTTTTTACAAACAAATATTTAATTGGTTCTATAGTGACAGGATTAGTTCTACAGTTTGTTGTGATCACAATACCATTCCTAGCTTCAGCATTTAAAGTGCACAATCTCTCACTTGTGGATTGGGGATTGGTTATCGTATTAGGATTAATTCCCCTAATCATCAATGAGATTATTAAAATATTCATTCGAAGCACTAAAACTGGTGATGCTTGA
- the chvE gene encoding multiple monosaccharide ABC transporter substrate-binding protein, producing MKKYSWMMLLMAFVLIISACGNGNGSSGSTNGANGKVGIAMPTKSSERWVNDGNNMVKEFEALGYGTDLQYAEDVIENQVAQIENMITKGVNAIVIASIDGESLTDVLQKAHDANVKIIAYDRLIKKSEHVDYYATFDNFKVGVLQGSYIEEKLGLKDGKGPFNIELFGGSPDDNNAYFFFDGAMSILQPYIESGKLVVRSNQTTMAQVATLRWDGAAAQARMDNLLSANYASDNLDAVLSPYDGISIGVLSSLKGIGYGSGDKKLPIVTGQDAELASVKSILAGEQTQTVFKDTRELAKKAVQMTESVLKGTEAEVNDTTTYDNGVKIVPAYLLEPVTVDAANVEKVLVEGGYYTNEQLAE from the coding sequence ATGAAGAAATATTCGTGGATGATGTTACTGATGGCATTCGTACTCATTATATCTGCTTGTGGTAATGGAAATGGTTCAAGTGGTAGTACCAATGGTGCTAACGGAAAAGTTGGGATTGCCATGCCGACCAAATCTTCGGAGCGTTGGGTAAATGATGGCAACAACATGGTGAAAGAGTTCGAAGCTCTGGGGTACGGTACGGACTTGCAGTACGCTGAGGATGTTATTGAGAATCAGGTAGCACAAATTGAGAACATGATCACCAAAGGTGTGAATGCTATTGTAATCGCTTCCATCGATGGCGAATCATTAACGGATGTGTTACAAAAAGCGCATGATGCGAACGTGAAAATTATCGCCTATGACCGTTTAATCAAAAAAAGTGAACATGTAGATTACTATGCAACTTTTGATAACTTCAAGGTAGGAGTACTTCAGGGCTCATACATTGAGGAAAAGCTTGGACTGAAGGATGGCAAAGGGCCCTTCAACATTGAACTATTCGGTGGTTCCCCAGATGATAACAATGCTTATTTCTTCTTCGATGGAGCTATGTCTATACTGCAGCCATACATCGAATCTGGCAAGCTTGTGGTACGTAGTAATCAGACTACAATGGCTCAAGTAGCTACCCTTCGTTGGGATGGAGCGGCAGCGCAAGCACGTATGGATAACCTACTGAGTGCGAATTACGCATCCGATAATTTAGACGCAGTTCTTTCTCCATACGACGGAATTAGTATCGGAGTACTTTCCTCACTGAAAGGAATTGGTTACGGTTCAGGAGATAAGAAGCTTCCTATAGTAACTGGACAAGATGCTGAGTTGGCTTCCGTGAAATCTATCCTTGCCGGAGAACAGACACAGACAGTATTTAAAGATACACGGGAATTGGCTAAAAAAGCAGTACAAATGACCGAGAGTGTGCTTAAGGGTACAGAAGCGGAAGTAAATGATACGACAACTTATGATAATGGTGTGAAAATCGTCCCTGCCTACCTATTGGAGCCAGTTACGGTTGATGCAGCAAATGTAGAAAAGGTACTCGTAGAAGGCGGTTACTATACGAATGAGCAACTAGCTGAGTAA
- the mmsB gene encoding multiple monosaccharide ABC transporter permease has translation MGAISELFKKNIRQYGMIIALILISILFQILTDGILLKPLNVTNLILQNSYILVLAIGMVLVIITGHIDLSVGSVAAFIGALSAIMMVNWEMNPVLAVILSLLMGALVGAWQGFWVAYIKIPAFIVTLAGMLLFRGLTMIVLNGQSIAPFPKSFQKISSGFIPDLFSGSSLHILTMVVGVILSALLVYQEFRIRKTQAKYGFEQTSLGVSVAKTAALVIVINLFTFVLAQYSGIPNILIILLVLIAIYSFVMKRMTMGRHIYAIGGNEKAASLSGVKTKRVTFWVFVNMGVMAALSGLLFAARLNSATPRAGLNFELDAIAACFIGGASATGGIGTVIGAIIGGLVMGVMNNGMSLIGLGVDWQQGIKGLVLLLAVGLDIYNKSKTS, from the coding sequence ATGGGAGCCATAAGTGAATTGTTTAAAAAGAATATCCGCCAATACGGCATGATTATTGCACTTATCTTAATATCTATCTTATTTCAGATTCTTACAGATGGCATCTTACTTAAACCACTAAACGTAACGAACCTGATTCTCCAGAATAGCTACATTCTGGTACTTGCCATCGGGATGGTATTAGTTATTATAACGGGACATATTGATCTATCTGTCGGATCCGTGGCTGCCTTTATCGGTGCATTGTCAGCGATTATGATGGTCAATTGGGAGATGAATCCAGTCCTTGCAGTTATCCTATCTTTGTTGATGGGTGCGCTTGTTGGTGCTTGGCAGGGCTTCTGGGTAGCCTATATCAAAATACCTGCTTTTATCGTAACACTGGCCGGAATGTTGTTATTCCGTGGCTTGACGATGATTGTGCTGAATGGGCAGTCAATTGCCCCTTTTCCGAAATCATTTCAAAAAATAAGCTCTGGGTTTATTCCTGATTTGTTCAGTGGAAGTTCGCTACACATTCTTACGATGGTTGTTGGAGTTATCTTATCTGCACTTCTCGTATATCAGGAGTTCAGAATCCGTAAAACACAAGCAAAATACGGTTTTGAGCAAACTTCCCTCGGTGTATCTGTTGCGAAGACAGCAGCACTTGTTATTGTGATTAACTTATTCACCTTCGTGCTTGCTCAATATAGTGGAATACCAAACATCCTTATTATTCTGCTAGTATTGATCGCGATTTATTCTTTCGTCATGAAGCGGATGACCATGGGGCGCCATATTTATGCCATAGGTGGTAATGAGAAGGCAGCCAGCCTGTCCGGTGTAAAAACGAAGCGTGTTACGTTCTGGGTGTTCGTTAATATGGGTGTAATGGCAGCATTATCTGGACTATTATTCGCTGCCAGATTGAATTCCGCAACACCAAGAGCGGGGTTGAACTTTGAGCTGGATGCGATCGCTGCCTGCTTTATCGGTGGAGCTTCAGCAACAGGAGGTATCGGTACCGTCATCGGTGCGATCATCGGCGGTCTTGTTATGGGTGTTATGAATAATGGGATGTCTCTGATTGGATTAGGTGTGGACTGGCAACAAGGGATTAAAGGCCTCGTTCTATTGCTCGCAGTAGGATTGGATATTTACAATAAATCAAAAACATCATAA
- a CDS encoding ABC transporter substrate-binding protein → MGKFKKPWLLLTIIALMVITACGGNSGQNETANNAVSTNNNTVSTTEKSAGEIAFETGKYDPPIEFSTILMPKKYVQGDTKEDNVHDRWMLETLGMKHKDTWYPASDSQKNQNLQLAITSGEKLPDFVPVSTDPVMTNQLIDSGQFLAIDELFEKYANQTLKDHAAKNPELWYPFTRDGKKYNMPILEYTDNDDPVLWLREDWMEKLNLQAPTTIAELEIVMDKFKNENPDGLAPDKVYPLAISLKGATNTWMGSLDWLFGAYGTIQEQWNKDADGNLEYGSTNPGAKLALAKLSEWMEKGYIHADSALWDEGKAAEIWTRGEAGVLPGANWVPDWPASDLLKNVPGSKYKAYPIPAGPDGDIGTKWQNSGVNSSMMINKDAEHPEAIFLYYNYLLDNLANPAVGSEYEYGFAKGYDWDIVDGQPTSNKDKIKEFSNEFPFLTGPARIPSLYMETLVKLADGIAPETPYEKLQAEFRKPENWYSAKVVMSQLDIRKQNYFTGAATPTMISKWNLLRQSEMETFNKIIYGQLPVDSFDEFVANWKSNGGEQITQEVNDWFKSVSQ, encoded by the coding sequence ATGGGTAAATTCAAAAAACCATGGTTGCTGCTCACGATTATAGCACTTATGGTGATCACGGCTTGTGGTGGAAACTCTGGTCAGAATGAAACAGCAAATAATGCCGTTTCAACCAACAACAATACAGTTAGTACTACTGAAAAAAGTGCTGGTGAGATCGCGTTCGAAACAGGTAAATATGATCCACCAATTGAGTTCAGCACGATATTAATGCCGAAGAAATACGTTCAAGGCGATACCAAAGAAGATAATGTTCATGATCGTTGGATGTTGGAAACCTTAGGTATGAAACATAAAGATACCTGGTACCCGGCTAGTGATAGTCAAAAAAATCAGAATCTTCAACTCGCTATTACATCTGGTGAGAAGCTACCTGATTTCGTACCTGTATCAACTGACCCTGTAATGACCAATCAATTGATCGATTCGGGCCAGTTTTTAGCCATCGATGAGCTATTTGAAAAGTATGCCAACCAAACACTCAAAGACCATGCAGCAAAGAACCCAGAATTGTGGTACCCCTTCACGAGAGACGGTAAGAAATACAACATGCCGATCCTCGAGTATACAGACAATGACGATCCTGTCCTATGGTTACGAGAAGATTGGATGGAAAAGTTGAATCTTCAAGCACCTACAACGATAGCCGAATTAGAAATCGTCATGGATAAATTTAAAAATGAGAACCCAGATGGATTAGCACCTGACAAAGTTTATCCGCTTGCAATCTCATTGAAAGGTGCAACGAACACATGGATGGGATCTCTCGATTGGTTGTTCGGAGCATACGGCACGATTCAGGAGCAATGGAACAAGGATGCTGATGGCAATCTTGAATACGGTTCCACTAATCCAGGTGCTAAATTAGCATTAGCGAAACTGAGTGAATGGATGGAAAAAGGATACATTCATGCAGACTCTGCATTGTGGGACGAAGGCAAGGCAGCTGAAATCTGGACACGTGGAGAAGCTGGTGTTCTACCAGGAGCAAACTGGGTACCGGATTGGCCAGCTTCAGATTTATTGAAAAACGTTCCAGGATCGAAATATAAAGCCTATCCAATACCCGCAGGTCCAGATGGAGATATAGGAACAAAATGGCAAAATTCTGGCGTTAACAGTAGTATGATGATTAATAAAGATGCCGAACATCCAGAAGCAATATTCCTATACTATAATTATCTGTTAGACAATCTGGCGAATCCAGCTGTTGGCAGTGAATACGAGTATGGCTTTGCCAAAGGGTACGATTGGGATATCGTGGATGGACAACCGACCAGCAATAAAGACAAAATCAAAGAATTCTCCAATGAGTTCCCTTTCTTAACCGGTCCAGCTCGAATACCTAGTCTTTATATGGAAACACTGGTTAAACTTGCAGACGGTATAGCACCGGAAACGCCTTACGAAAAGCTACAAGCTGAGTTCCGGAAACCTGAAAACTGGTATTCTGCCAAAGTCGTTATGTCGCAATTAGACATCCGCAAGCAAAACTATTTCACGGGTGCGGCGACACCTACGATGATATCGAAATGGAACTTATTGCGTCAATCCGAAATGGAAACATTTAATAAAATCATTTACGGGCAACTGCCGGTTGATTCATTTGACGAATTTGTAGCCAACTGGAAGTCCAATGGCGGTGAGCAAATCACGCAGGAAGTTAATGATTGGTTCAAATCTGTATCACAATAG